CTCAGATGCTCCAGGAATGAGCAAAACGTCATCAAAGGTTAGTCCAAATTTAGCAAATTTGTCTGGATACATTGTAACGTCTCTCCCTTCTTGAGTTCTTAAAATTTAATACTTAAAATTTAATATTCGTTTATTATATCACAGCAAAGTTATGGTTGCTAGAAAAATATCGTAAATATGGAAAATAAGTCATGGGCTTGGTATAAAAAATAAGACTCCTGCCGGTATTAAACCGCTAGGGAGTCTATATGACCTTTAATCCTGCCCCACAATTGAACCGATGCCATGGGTCCAAAAGTGCTCCTTTAAGTAACCAATACACTTTTCTGTAACACCAAATTCTTCAGCCATTTCTTGATCGGATTTATTGTTCTTAATACCGTCAATCAAGGCATCGAAATCGACTCCTACTTCCTTGGCTTTGGTTTCCAGGCTTGGTTCAGTGCTCCAGGGAACCCTGGAACGAAGAAATTCTTCCATTGCTTATTCCCTCCCTACAGGATTACTAAACCTAGTCTGTCTCGGGAGGAAATCTCTTATCCATTGATTTATATTTTGTTTTCGTTTTTAATATGGCCAGTGTCGTTATATAGTTCCAGAACCCCTTGTTCAAAACCGTGATATTCCAAGATACTCAAAGAAACATTGTCCATCTTTAGTTTCCAAAAGTGATTTAAATCCATGCCCAGTAAGGTTCCAACAATTACCCTAATCACCCCACCGTGGGCAGCTATCACCACTGTTTCCCCCGGGTGTTTCTTAACAATTTCAGCCAGGGCTTTGTTACACCGATCTGCCACCTGCTGTAATTTTTCTCCGGCAGGTATGGCCGTGGTTAGGGGATTGGACCACCAACGCTTGCTAATCTCACCAAAGGATTCGGAAATTTCTTTATAGGTAAGGCCTTCCCACTGACCAAAATTTATTTCGCGCAGTTCAGGTAGATAATTTACGGTTAGCCGGTGAGGTTCAGCGATTATTTCTGCCGTCTCCCTGGCCCGGGACAAATCGCTGCTATAAACGGCATCTATTTTATGCCCCTGCAACCGCTTGGCCAGTGCTTTGGCTTGCTGTCGGCCGACATCAGACAAGGGGATATCGCTATGTCCTTGAAATTTGCCCCCAGCATTCCAGCTAGTTTCACCATGACGTACCAGATAAATCCTTGTCTTCAACATAATCAATCCTTTCACTTCATGGGTAGAGCCAGTGCCTTTAGCTCCACCGGTAGACCGGCAATCACCAGGTACACCGCCTTGGCATACCGGGCCATAATTTGATTAGCCGCGCCTGCCAAATCACGAAATTGACGTCCCATGGGAGTGTCTGGCACAATCCCTAAACCCACTTCGTTACTGACGATTATAACATTAGCTGCAGTGTTTTGACATAGTTCGGCAACCTTTTCCACTTCCTGCAGTATGAAAGCTTCCTTTACCGATCCCA
This region of Desulforamulus ferrireducens genomic DNA includes:
- the cobC gene encoding alpha-ribazole phosphatase, which gives rise to MKTRIYLVRHGETSWNAGGKFQGHSDIPLSDVGRQQAKALAKRLQGHKIDAVYSSDLSRARETAEIIAEPHRLTVNYLPELREINFGQWEGLTYKEISESFGEISKRWWSNPLTTAIPAGEKLQQVADRCNKALAEIVKKHPGETVVIAAHGGVIRVIVGTLLGMDLNHFWKLKMDNVSLSILEYHGFEQGVLELYNDTGHIKNENKI